Proteins encoded together in one Drosophila albomicans strain 15112-1751.03 chromosome 2R, ASM965048v2, whole genome shotgun sequence window:
- the LOC117574787 gene encoding uncharacterized protein LOC117574787, with translation MAKLEGEVSDGGGAKRKRACILRSRQGLPSLHALFNVLTLSCIIISDLLLSAHGLKDLKIFVPEAVIMGNAATLSCQYDLEQAALYSVRWYFNQEEFYRYVPREAKPTLVFLVSGINVDLANSDATSVTLKGVTRELTGSYQCEVSEDAPLFHTDIRSSHMQVIELPKDDPAMQVDKKVIGVNDNFKAVCTVGPSYPPANITWYINGRKVYKTPLQRITQDAFEGSTTYSSLEIYPHSQVLQGFFQAMPKYQTSILLLCEVSILHVFHKNVQQRIGLSSAPPTTISPNLLGLEGSKRYANGDPDNSALTGAAQCSCSAVGVLVLAVATLAAAQL, from the exons atggcTAAACTGGAAGGAGAAGTAAGCGATGGAGGAGGAGCAAAACGGAAACGAGCCTGCATACTGAGATCGAGACAGGGCTTACCTAGTTTGCATGCGCTTTTCAATGTGTTGACTCTGAGCTGCATTATAATCTCCGATTTATTACTCAGCG CCCATGGACTGAAGGATCTGAAGATATTCGTACCGGAAGCTGTCATCATGGGCAATGCAGCGACATTGTCTTGTCAATATGATTTGGAGCAG GCGGCGTTATATTCGGTGCGCTGGTATTTCAACCAGGAGGAGTTCTATCGCTACGTGCCACGCGAGGCGAAGCCCACATTAGTCTTCCTCGTCTCGGGCATTAATGTTGAT CTCGCCAACTCGGATGCGACGTCTGTGACTCTGAAAGGAGTCACCCGGGAACTAACTGGCAGCTATCAGTGTGAGGTGTCAGAAGATGCGCCACTCTTCCACACGGACATTCGGTCTTCGCACATGCAAGTGATTGAGCTGCCCAAAGACGATCCAGCGATGCAAGTGGACAAGAAAGTAATTGGCGTCAATGACAACTTCAAAGCAGTGTGCACAGTGGGTCCATCGTATCCGCCAGCGAACATCACATGGTACATCAACGGACGAAAG GTATACAAAACGCCGCTGCAACGCATTACACAGGACGCATTTGAGGGTTCGACCACATACTCCTCGCTGGAAATCTATCCACATAGCCAGGTGTTGCAGGGCTTCTTCCAGGCCATGCCCAAGTATCAGACCAGTATACTGTTGCTCTGCGAGGTCTCCATACTGCATGTGTTCCACAAGAACGTGCAACAGCGCATCGGGCTGAGCAGTGCGCCGCCGACGACAATTTCACCCAATCTGCTGGGCCTGGAAGGCTCGAAGCGATATGCTAATGGCGATCCGGATAATTCAGCGCTTACAGGTGCCGCCCAGTGCAGTTGTAGTGCTGTCGGAGTGCTCGTCCTGGCGGTGGCCACTCTGGCAGCAGCTCAGCTGTGA